The DNA window AACGATAAACCAGCCAAATTTAAACCTAGAAATTACTGGTAAAAACAATACTTTACTAGGTATTCAGTTCGCTACTGACCTTGTGAAAATGGTAAATTTAGTAGCTCGTGGAGGTGGCGCAATTTATAGAGCGTTGCTTTCTGGACGCATTCCAAAACTTCGTTTTACAGGCAATATACTTGTAAATAAACTTAGAAAGAGAATTGATATAATACACGAATTTGAGTAGTAATAGTGGAAGATATAAAAAAAGTGAGTTTAGGGAATTGGCTAACAATCGCATCTATTGTAATTAGTTTTATTGTTCAACAAGCAACTTTACAAAATAATGTCGATAAGATTGAAAAAGCAGTAGAAGAACAAGCAAGCGAAACACAAAAAGTAAGTCAAGAAGTTATAAATACTAATTTGAGTGTAAAAGAAAATGCTTTACGTATAGAATATTTACAACAAGAAATTAGAGAAAAGAGTAAAAATTAGCTAATGAGAGGTTACGCAGAATACAACAGTAGAAGGGACTTATACACACCTTCATATAAGCAATTAAATGATTATTCCCATTTGATTAATGCTTCTAAAAAAGGCTTCTATACTCATTCGGCTGATAACTTACCAAAGACTTTAGCCACAGTAGCAAAGATTATTGAAAACGATAATTTCCAAGTCTATAAGTTAGCGCAACATCTAAAAGCAGATACGCACAAACAGAGTGCATACAATGTTTGGCACTTTCTCAAAATGAATTTTAACTATCGTTTTGATACGTTAGGATTAGAGGAAATCAGAGATTCTGAACGTTCGTACCACGATAGAAAAATCGGAATTGATTGTGAAGATTTTACCGTCTTCGCAGCTTCTTTAATGATTCAAATGAACTACCCAGCAGCAATGCACGTGGTAGATTATGACAACAACAATGGTAGTTACGACCATATTTTTGCAGTAACAGGAAATTACATTATCGACCCAGTTTGGGAAATCTTCAACGAAGAACCCACAGGAGACCAAAAAGACAAAGTACAATATGAATTTTACACCAATTAAGAGAGACACAGGACTAGGAGCAGTAAGCAGATGTGGAGGGTTAGGAGCGTTGATACCAACAGTAGAACAAGAACAACAAACTGCACTACCACCAGGGACAGGCGAAACTACAAAAGATGAAAAAATAAGCATTTGGGACAGGCTCAAAAACTCAACAATTTTGAATACAGCAGCCGACATAGCAGCACAGAGTTTAGTAAGTGGAGGAAGTGTCGTAAGTCCAGATGCCTATGCAACCACAGGAGCAGTAGCAGACAAAAAGAGTTGGTTTGAGAAAGATACTTTAATTCCTTCTG is part of the Bernardetia sp. genome and encodes:
- a CDS encoding transglutaminase-like domain-containing protein; protein product: MRGYAEYNSRRDLYTPSYKQLNDYSHLINASKKGFYTHSADNLPKTLATVAKIIENDNFQVYKLAQHLKADTHKQSAYNVWHFLKMNFNYRFDTLGLEEIRDSERSYHDRKIGIDCEDFTVFAASLMIQMNYPAAMHVVDYDNNNGSYDHIFAVTGNYIIDPVWEIFNEEPTGDQKDKVQYEFYTN